Proteins found in one Anopheles aquasalis chromosome 3, idAnoAquaMG_Q_19, whole genome shotgun sequence genomic segment:
- the LOC126577626 gene encoding uncharacterized protein LOC126577626 — MDVSNVLIRELSSREWRRFEAHHCLPADAIDPASRPQVLAKFNIHFYEYEEDEAHPEPSEPPVVTVLLNEASPSPASPAGGKRSSPDQKQPALAGQEEHQLAETTRSVTSKVQEERQQATHLPSIKGCRLCLPRTVLQSARCGSSE, encoded by the coding sequence ATGGACGTGTCGAATGTGTTAATCCGCGAGCTAAGTTCCCGCGAGTGGCGCCGTTTCGAAGCGCACCACTGCCTACCGGCCGATGCCATCGATCCGGCTTCCCGCCCGCAAGTACTGGCCAAGTTCAATATACACTTTTACGAGTACGAAGAAGACGAGGCTCACCCGGAACCAAGCGAACCACCGGTGGTAACGGTCCTTCTTAACGAggcctcaccatcaccagccagcccagcCGGTGGGAAACGGTCATCGCCGGATCAGAAACAACCCGCCTTAGCGGGCCAGGAAGAGCATCAATTAGCCGAAACGACCCGGTCGGTTACCAGCAAGGTTCAAGAGGAACGGCAGCAGGCCACTCATTTGCCCAGCATTAAAGGTTGTAGGTTATGTTTACCGCGTACCGTTTTGCAGTCTGCGCGCTGCGGTTCTAGCGAGTGA